In Falco biarmicus isolate bFalBia1 chromosome 7, bFalBia1.pri, whole genome shotgun sequence, a single window of DNA contains:
- the DIO3 gene encoding thyroxine 5-deiodinase, translated as MLHSLGVHTLQLLTQAAACILLFPRFLLTAVMLWLLDFLCIRKKMLTMPTAEEAASASEGPPPDDPPVCVSDSNRMFTLESLKAVWHGQKLDFFKSAHVGSLAPNPEVIQLDGQKKLRILDFARGKRPLILNFGSCTUPPFMARLRSFQRLAAHFVDIADFLLVYIEEAHPSDGWVSSDAAYNIPKHQCLQDRLRAAQLMREGAPDCPLAVDTMDNASSAAYGAYFERLYIIQEEKVMYQGGRGPEGYKISELRSWLDQYKTRLQSPSTVVIQV; from the coding sequence ATGCTCCACTCCCTTGGCGTTCACACCTTGCAGCTGCTCACCCAGGCGGCCGCCTgcatcctcctcttcccccgCTTCCTGCTCACCGCCGTGATGCTCTGGCTCCTGGATTTTCTGTGCATTAGGAAGAAGATGCTGACGATGCCCACGGCGGAGGAGGCGGCCAGCGCCAGCGAGGGGCCGCCCCCCGACGACCCCCCGGTCTGCGTGTCCGACTCCAACCGCATGTTCACGCTGGAATCGCTGAAAGCCGTGTGGCACGGGCAGAAGCTGGACTTCTTCAAGTCGGCGCACGTGGGCTCCTTAGCCCCCAACCCCGAGGTGATCCAGCTGGACGGGCAGAAGAAGCTCCGCATCCTGGACTTCGCCCGCGGCAAGAGACCCCTCATCCTCAACTTCGGCAGCTGCACCTGACCCCCGTTCATGGCCCGCCTGAGGTCCTTCCAGCGCCTGGCCGCGCACTTCGTGGACATTGCTGACTTCCTGCTGGTGTACATCGAAGAAGCACACCCCTCCGACGGCTGGGTCAGCTCGGACGCAGCCTACAACATCCCCAAGCACCAGTGCCTCCAGGACAGGCTGCGGGCAGCTCAGCTGATGCGGGAAGGGGCGCCCGATTGCCCCCTGGCCGTGGACACCATGGACAATGCTTCCAGCGCCGCCTACGGTGCCTACTTCGAGAGGCTCTACATCATCCAGGAGGAGAAGGTGATGTACCAGGGAGGCAGAGGACCAGAGGGCTACAAGATCTCGGAGCTGAGGAGCTGGCTAGACCAGTACAAAACCCGGCTCCAGAGCCCCAGCACGGTGGTCATCCAAGTGTAA